The genomic stretch aataatatatatgtagttCAAGCCCATTAGAGTTGGTGTACAGTATTACCATCGGGCCACTAATACAGTAAACTGTATCATTAACCAGATAAACAACatcatatgaacaaaaaagTTGATcttaaaatgaattattgaattgGAGCTTCAACAAAAAATGGACTCTTTGGAGCAAGGCCACTAACTCAATAGCTCTAACTGGATCCACCCCTACCTCAAAGCTGTGTGAATTCAAGATTATGTCTGGCTATTGGGTTTGATTAAAAGTTAGTAAacgtaatattatttaaatttttaaatatgaatattttaaattttctaaccCAAATACCAATTGTTAACTTTCCTTTTTGCCAATATTTATGAAAGGAATCAACCAAgatttaaaataagtaatactatatatattaacaaaagtgatattaaaagtgttaatattgatatattataattatgtgattaaataatttaattatttattttgcttttaattCACATCCGTCTTGATTCATgcaaagccaaaaaaaaaaaagtaattggCAGAAGAAAATGATCATGTACTGGGCTATAATTTGATCTTCATGGTTATTGTTAATCATTCTATATATTATTGCAGAAATTTTGGGTTGACAAGTCGACCCAGAAAATTTTCTTCGTTTTGTTTGCAAAATCTCTCTCATACCCGAAAGGAAACTGGATTCTGCAACCTATCTCAACCGCCTCTCCCGGCGGGCTTGAGGAGTTCAAGTTGCAAGAATCACACAGATTAATGATCGAGGAGGCGATTCTGCAAGAATCAGATAGTTTTGAGGTGAAAGGGAAATTCAACACATGCAATCTCAGCCCTCTAACATTTTACAAAGTTTCATTTCTGATAAGGATGGAGAAGCAGGCTCAGGGATGGGAAGATCCTGTGAACCTGAGACTCGTCCATCCGGATGGAAGAGAGGAAGAACGCCGAGAGAAGTTGAAGGGAAAGCCGGAAAATAAATGGATGGACGTTTTAGTTGGTACGTTTACAACGTTCATCGATGCTGGGGAGATGGAGTTTTCTATGTATGAATTCGgtaagaggaagaagaaaggactCGCCGTCCTTGCAGCCTTCATCCAGCCATTGCCATTCCGAAACAACTAAGAAGGAAAATGATAAACTATCTATTTCGAGGTCGATTTGCAGAAATATCAATAAGCTGCCTGCATCCATGCACTTCTCATCACaatatgaatgaaaaaataataatgtgcgAGGGTTACATACTATATAATAAGCAGCAATAAAGAATATCGTTTTATAATAATCACAGTCAACTAATTATGCTCATGGTGGTTGAATGTTTAccatgtaaaaaatttaatttcctatattGTGTATAATATTGTATGGAATgattagtaaataaaaatttaactgtCACACCATTATTTTAggaaatatcataaacacctcctaaaaatttaaaattttttcaaatacattCCTATTGTGTCCTTTTTTGGGTAATTACCTATCATGCTATTATTTCTCTAAAAAGGTTTATCAGTCTATATTAGTAATATAGATCATATCGTACGATacgtattatattatacaatatattgGTTATATCATATTGATTCTTTACATCTtagaatatatatcattttttatatatatcatatcatatcatagtgtgtgtgtatatatatatatatcatgtatcataagatactcatatccatatttattatttgaatcatatataaatcaaacaGTGACACATATGCTTTGCTAGCTTATCATCTTTctagtttaattttttgaataatacaatgtgttaaaaaaataaagtttatttatcatcatgtgattggatattaatttatttcaaattaaaaaa from Mangifera indica cultivar Alphonso chromosome 6, CATAS_Mindica_2.1, whole genome shotgun sequence encodes the following:
- the LOC123219480 gene encoding protein PHLOEM PROTEIN 2-LIKE A1-like, with amino-acid sequence MAAAQETQISQTKLQLPNNYEAILEEADSQIDKSSSDKLCEQLYSGLFLNQKKKKFWVDKSTQKIFFVLFAKSLSYPKGNWILQPISTASPGGLEEFKLQESHRLMIEEAILQESDSFEVKGKFNTCNLSPLTFYKVSFLIRMEKQAQGWEDPVNLRLVHPDGREEERREKLKGKPENKWMDVLVGTFTTFIDAGEMEFSMYEFGKRKKKGLAVLAAFIQPLPFRNN